The nucleotide sequence CGGCACCATGGCAACGCCCAGTCCCAAACCAAATGATACTGCCATGATCAGCATGGTACGACGGTCCAATTCCAGCGTTGCCAGAATACGGATACCCGCTGCGGCAATGGTGCCAAACATCACCAGCGTGGCACCACCCAATACCGGTTTGGGTAATTGCTGGAAGATACCACCAATGATTGGGAATAAGCCCAGCACCACCAGAATGCCGGCAACCCAGAAGGCGACATATCGGCTGGCGATACCAGTTAACTGAATCACACCGTTGTTCTGGCTGAAGGTGGTGTTCGGGAAGGTATTAAAGACCGCCGCAATCATGGAGTTAATGCCGTCTGCCAGTACGCCGCCACGGATGCGTTGACGATACGCATCGTCATTAATCGATTGGCGTGAAATCATTGAGGTGGCGGTTAAGTCACCAGAAGATTCAATAGCAGTAATCAGGTAGATCAGTGCAACCGGAATAAAAGCTTCAAAATCGAAGGAAAAGCCGTATTTAAATGGCAGCGGCAGAGCGATCCACTCCATGCCGGATAACTTACTGAAGTCCACCTTGCCCATAAAATACGCGGCAATAAAACCAGCGATCAAACCAAAGAAGATCGCACCGGAGCGCAGAATTGGGTTGCTGCTCTGGTTCATGATGATGATCAGTAATAACACGCCACCACCCAGCATCAGGTTTTCAGGGCTGCCAAAGTCGGGTGCTTTAAAGCCACCGGCAAGGTCGGTCATACCCACCTTGATCAGGTAAAAACCAATGGTGGTAATCACAATGCCGGTGACCAGTGGGTTAATCACACTCTTGAGCTTGTGCAAAAACTGGCTGAGGAAAATTTCGATAAAAGCGCCAAAAAAACACACGCCAAAAATC is from Bacterioplanoides sp. SCSIO 12839 and encodes:
- a CDS encoding uracil-xanthine permease family protein yields the protein MSDSAPSELLYGLNDKPPVPTAFLAALQHMLASFVGIITPTLIIGGVLGLGSEIPYLISMALIVSGVGTFIQARRFGPVGSGLVAVQGTSFAFLGAVLAAGFIAKGKGGGPEEILSLIFGVCFFGAFIEIFLSQFLHKLKSVINPLVTGIVITTIGFYLIKVGMTDLAGGFKAPDFGSPENLMLGGGVLLLIIIMNQSSNPILRSGAIFFGLIAGFIAAYFMGKVDFSKLSGMEWIALPLPFKYGFSFDFEAFIPVALIYLITAIESSGDLTATSMISRQSINDDAYRQRIRGGVLADGINSMIAAVFNTFPNTTFSQNNGVIQLTGIASRYVAFWVAGILVVLGLFPIIGGIFQQLPKPVLGGATLVMFGTIAAAGIRILATLELDRRTMLIMAVSFGLGLGVAMVPDVLKEMPKLVQNLFGSAVTVSGLSAMILNILLPKMVSFPEQQATEK